One window from the genome of Montipora foliosa isolate CH-2021 chromosome 5, ASM3666993v2, whole genome shotgun sequence encodes:
- the LOC138002274 gene encoding uncharacterized protein, with amino-acid sequence MEGRSQHVSVQGSVSEKFDLKWEVPQGSCLGPLLFILYASELFNIFEAHLPSVHCYVDDIQLYLSFRPNDNHGEDDALKAMELCVQDIRAWLSRDKLFMNDKKTEFLVIGTRQQLKKVSIDCLTIGAEKILVAEKLVKNLGMWLDSKLSMDANITKTCAAAFYFLDNIRRIRRYLSKESTESLIHAFISSRLDYCNSLFYNIPAYQLEKLQRIQNAAARLILKESKFCHITPLLMTLHWLPVKYRIHFKILLLTFKAINFLAPSYICDLVTLKKPSNYNLRSNSSLVLDPPKVKTLPTLGDRSFSFAAPKLWNKLPNYIRTSATITIFKPQLKTYLFRVAFDLN; translated from the coding sequence ATGGAAGGAAGATCGCAACATGTCTCAGTACAGGGATCGGTTTCTGAGAAGTTTGACCTGAAGTGGGAAGTTCCCCAAGGTTCTTGCTTGGGTCCACTATTGTTTATATTATACGCAAGTGAACTTTTCAATATATTCGAAGCACATCTACCAAGTGTACATTGCTATGTCGATGATATCCAATTATATCTATCTTTTCGTCCAAACGACAATCATGGTGAAGATGATGCACTGAAAGCTATGGAACTGTGTGTGCAAGACATTAGAGCCTGGTTATCAAGGGATAAATTATTCATGAATGATAAAAAGACGGAATTCCTTGTCATCGGGACCAGACAACAACTAAAGAAGGTTAGCATTGACTGTTTAACGATTGGGGCTGAAAAGATCTTGGTTGCTGAGAAACTGGTGAAGAACCTTGGTATGTGGTTAGATAGTAAGCTGTCAATGGATGCCAACATTACTAAGACGTGCGCAGCAGCATTCTATTTTCTTGATAACATCAGACGTATCCGACGCTACCTATCCAAGGAATCTACGGAGTCACTGATTCATGCGTTTATTTCATCAAGACTGGattactgtaacagtttgtTCTACAATATTCCAGCATACCAACTAGAAAAACTGCAGAGAATTCAAAATGCTGCCGCAAGACTCATCTTAAAAGAAAGCAAATTCTGCCATATCACTCCACTTCTTATGACTTTGCACTGGCTGCCAGTTAAATAtagaattcattttaaaatacttttactcacatttaaagcaattaattttttagCACCATCTTATATATGTGACTTAGTCACCCTTAAGAAACCATCgaattataatttaagatctaATAGTAGTTTGGTACTAGATCCCCCTAAAGTTAAAACATTACCCACACTAGGTGATAGGTCTTTCAGCTTTGCTGCACCGAAACTTTGGAATAAACTTCCCAATTATATTAGGACCTCTGCAACCATCACTATTTTTAAACCACAGCTAAAGACATATCTTTTTAGAGTAGCCTttgatttaaattaa